The proteins below are encoded in one region of Sphingobacteriales bacterium:
- the rpsD gene encoding 30S ribosomal protein S4, producing the protein MARYTGPRTKKSRSFGEAIYGYDKAFEKRKYAPGQHGNSRKRSTKSEYAVQLKEKQKAKYTYGVLERQFYKTFEEAARKHGVTGENLLRLLEQRLDNTVYRLGFAPTRSAARQLVNHKHITVNGRIVNIPSATVKLGDVVSIREKSKELDIVQDTLKSGRVKKYGWLELNTEKLEGKYVEIPNRDQIPETIKEQLIVELYSK; encoded by the coding sequence ATGGCAAGATATACAGGTCCACGTACTAAAAAATCAAGAAGTTTCGGAGAAGCTATCTACGGATACGATAAAGCTTTTGAGAAAAGAAAATATGCTCCGGGACAGCACGGTAACTCCAGAAAACGTTCAACGAAATCGGAGTATGCTGTTCAGTTGAAAGAAAAACAGAAAGCGAAATACACGTATGGTGTGTTGGAAAGACAGTTCTACAAAACATTTGAGGAAGCTGCCCGTAAACATGGTGTTACAGGTGAGAACTTATTGCGTTTGCTCGAGCAGCGTCTGGACAATACGGTGTATCGTTTGGGATTTGCCCCTACCAGAAGCGCAGCGCGTCAGTTGGTAAATCACAAACATATCACCGTTAACGGAAGAATCGTTAATATCCCTTCTGCAACGGTAAAACTGGGTGATGTGGTAAGTATCCGTGAGAAATCCAAGGAACTGGATATCGTACAGGATACGCTGAAATCAGGCAGGGTAAAAAAATACGGCTGGCTGGAACTGAATACGGAGAAACTGGAGGGTAAGTATGTGGAGATTCCAAACAGAGACCAGATACCGGAGACGATTAAAGAACAGCTGATTGTCGAATTGTATTCTAAATAA